A stretch of Lathyrus oleraceus cultivar Zhongwan6 chromosome 6, CAAS_Psat_ZW6_1.0, whole genome shotgun sequence DNA encodes these proteins:
- the LOC127092498 gene encoding U11/U12 small nuclear ribonucleoprotein 25 kDa protein isoform X3, with product MGEGAEYKSDLKKEKVLKALLEDPILSDVPKNPSLEDVETLIGLELGSAMRISVLKLDSTSLDVIVMNTATVKVLKLAIKKKVNYMEQSSMGHRHISWKSVWANYCLSFDNNKLLNDDDALQDLGVRNNSQVHFVPYVMTKESRKHSKRRNHRFFHGLSKLF from the exons ATGGGTGAAGGTGCAGAATACAAGAGCGATTTGAAGAAGGAGAAGGTGTTGAAAGCCTTATTGGAAGATCCAATACTCAGTGATGTACCAAAGAATCCATCTTTGGAAGATGTGGAAACACTGATTGGACTTGAATTGGGTAGTGCAATGCGAATTTCCGTTTTGAAATTGGATTCAACTTCGTTGGATGTGATTGTTATGAATACGGCAACGGTGAAGGTTTTGAAACTTGCTATCAAGAAGAAAGTGAATTACATGGAACAATCTAGCATGGGTCATCGTCACATTTCTTG GAAGAGTGTGTGGGCTAATTATTGTTTGTCATTTGATAATAACAAACTCTTAAATGATGATGATGCGCTTCAAGATTTGGGTGTGAGGAATAATTCTCAG GTACATTTTGTACCATATGTGATGACAAAAGAATCTAGAAAACACTCAAAAAGGAGAAATCATCGGTTTTTTCATGGTCTTAGTAAGCTTTTCTGA
- the LOC127092498 gene encoding U11/U12 small nuclear ribonucleoprotein 25 kDa protein isoform X1, whose translation MGEGAEYKSDLKKEKVLKALLEDPILSDVPKNPSLEDVETLIGLELGSAMRISVLKLDSTSLDVIVMNTATVKVLKLAIKKKVNYMEQSSMGHRHISWKSVWANYCLSFDNNKLLNDDDALQDLGVRNNSQVHFVPYVMTKESRKHSKRRNHRFFHGLKGRKLQNMLLVGC comes from the exons ATGGGTGAAGGTGCAGAATACAAGAGCGATTTGAAGAAGGAGAAGGTGTTGAAAGCCTTATTGGAAGATCCAATACTCAGTGATGTACCAAAGAATCCATCTTTGGAAGATGTGGAAACACTGATTGGACTTGAATTGGGTAGTGCAATGCGAATTTCCGTTTTGAAATTGGATTCAACTTCGTTGGATGTGATTGTTATGAATACGGCAACGGTGAAGGTTTTGAAACTTGCTATCAAGAAGAAAGTGAATTACATGGAACAATCTAGCATGGGTCATCGTCACATTTCTTG GAAGAGTGTGTGGGCTAATTATTGTTTGTCATTTGATAATAACAAACTCTTAAATGATGATGATGCGCTTCAAGATTTGGGTGTGAGGAATAATTCTCAG GTACATTTTGTACCATATGTGATGACAAAAGAATCTAGAAAACACTCAAAAAGGAGAAATCATCGGTTTTTTCATGGTCTTA AAGGAAGAAAACTTCAAAATATGTTGCTAGTGGGATGCTAG
- the LOC127092498 gene encoding U11/U12 small nuclear ribonucleoprotein 25 kDa protein isoform X2, whose protein sequence is MGEGAEYKSDLKKEKVLKALLEDPILSDVPKNPSLEDVETLIGLELGSAMRISVLKLDSTSLDVIVMNTATVKVLKLAIKKKVNYMEQSSMGHRHISWKSVWANYCLSFDNNKLLNDDDALQDLGVRNNSQVHFVPYVMTKESRKHSKRRNHRFFHEGRKLQNMLLVGC, encoded by the exons ATGGGTGAAGGTGCAGAATACAAGAGCGATTTGAAGAAGGAGAAGGTGTTGAAAGCCTTATTGGAAGATCCAATACTCAGTGATGTACCAAAGAATCCATCTTTGGAAGATGTGGAAACACTGATTGGACTTGAATTGGGTAGTGCAATGCGAATTTCCGTTTTGAAATTGGATTCAACTTCGTTGGATGTGATTGTTATGAATACGGCAACGGTGAAGGTTTTGAAACTTGCTATCAAGAAGAAAGTGAATTACATGGAACAATCTAGCATGGGTCATCGTCACATTTCTTG GAAGAGTGTGTGGGCTAATTATTGTTTGTCATTTGATAATAACAAACTCTTAAATGATGATGATGCGCTTCAAGATTTGGGTGTGAGGAATAATTCTCAG GTACATTTTGTACCATATGTGATGACAAAAGAATCTAGAAAACACTCAAAAAGGAGAAATCATCGGTTTTTTCATG AAGGAAGAAAACTTCAAAATATGTTGCTAGTGGGATGCTAG